In Flavobacterium sp. N1736, the following are encoded in one genomic region:
- a CDS encoding DNA-formamidopyrimidine glycosylase family protein, with the protein MPEGPSIVILKEETEQFAGQKVISVSGNSAIDLQRMKGKIIQAIKTWGKHYLICFDDFTIKIHLLMFGTYRINERKETAPRLSLVFSNGELNFYTCSVKILEGDLDLHYDWEEDVMNIKWNPEKAKQSLEKIPNQMICDAVLDQNIFSGVGNIIKNEILYRCEIHPESLTGKIPTDKIEEIIDECSIYSFEFLEWKKKFELKKHWLAHTKKICLRCNLPFIKKHTGVKKRRSFFCTNCQQLHI; encoded by the coding sequence ATGCCCGAAGGTCCGTCAATCGTAATACTTAAAGAAGAAACCGAACAATTTGCGGGACAAAAAGTAATTTCTGTTTCCGGAAACAGCGCTATAGATTTACAGCGAATGAAAGGTAAAATAATACAGGCAATTAAAACCTGGGGAAAACATTATTTAATTTGTTTTGATGACTTTACCATAAAAATTCATTTGCTAATGTTTGGTACATACCGCATTAACGAAAGAAAAGAAACAGCGCCAAGATTAAGTCTCGTTTTTTCAAACGGCGAACTTAATTTTTACACCTGTTCTGTTAAAATTCTCGAAGGCGATCTTGATTTACATTATGATTGGGAAGAAGATGTAATGAACATAAAATGGAATCCCGAAAAAGCAAAGCAAAGTCTGGAGAAAATTCCTAATCAAATGATTTGCGATGCGGTTCTTGACCAGAATATATTTTCGGGCGTTGGTAATATCATTAAAAATGAAATTTTATACCGCTGCGAAATTCATCCGGAATCATTAACAGGGAAAATTCCAACAGATAAAATAGAAGAAATAATTGACGAATGTTCTATTTATAGCTTCGAATTTCTGGAATGGAAAAAGAAATTTGAATTAAAAAAACACTGGCTCGCCCATACCAAAAAGATTTGTTTGCGATGCAATCTTCCATTTATAAAAAAACATACCGGTGTAAAAAAGCGCCGTAGTTTTTTCTGTACAAACTGTCAACAATTACACATATGA
- a CDS encoding DUF72 domain-containing protein: MKKEVLIGCSSYNNRFWKGIFYPEDLPTVKWFNFYCRHFNTYEMNGTFYKFPTLRIMENWYKKAPDNFIFSVKAPKELTHIKKFVDCKEQIAEFYNVCDDGLEEKLGCILFQFPPSYDYSEEKLQNIIKTLDKSFKNVVEFRHKSWWNQEVWNAFKENNITFCSVSYPGLPEDILTSFPVTYIRMHGNKKLFYSSYTTEELEHIKKAIAHKKGFIYFNNTASEAGILNALEFKKL; the protein is encoded by the coding sequence ATGAAAAAAGAAGTACTAATAGGATGTTCAAGTTATAATAATCGTTTTTGGAAAGGTATTTTTTATCCCGAAGATTTACCAACCGTAAAATGGTTCAATTTTTATTGCCGGCATTTTAATACTTACGAAATGAATGGTACTTTCTATAAATTTCCAACACTTAGAATCATGGAAAACTGGTATAAAAAAGCGCCCGATAATTTTATTTTTTCTGTAAAAGCACCAAAAGAACTCACACACATAAAAAAGTTTGTAGACTGTAAAGAACAAATTGCAGAGTTCTACAATGTTTGCGATGATGGTTTAGAAGAAAAATTGGGCTGTATACTATTTCAGTTTCCACCAAGTTATGATTATAGCGAAGAAAAACTTCAGAATATCATTAAAACCTTAGATAAAAGTTTTAAAAATGTAGTCGAATTTCGGCATAAAAGCTGGTGGAATCAAGAAGTTTGGAATGCCTTTAAGGAAAATAATATAACATTTTGCAGCGTAAGTTATCCCGGATTACCCGAAGATATTCTTACCTCATTTCCTGTAACTTATATTCGCATGCATGGAAATAAAAAACTGTTTTATTCCAGCTATACAACAGAAGAATTAGAACACATTAAAAAAGCAATCGCTCACAAAAAAGGTTTTATTTATTTTAATAATACCGCAAGCGAAGCAGGAATTTTAAATGCTTTAGAGTTTAAGAAATTATAA
- a CDS encoding GIY-YIG nuclease family protein, translating into MLNPQLGFHSYYVYIITNKYRSTFYIGVTHNLKSRLIQHKENIELHTKTFASKYEIQFLVYYEKFVWIKEAIGREKELKKWNRDKKLKLIKDQNPAFEFLNYYFE; encoded by the coding sequence ATGCTAAACCCACAATTAGGTTTTCATTCTTACTACGTTTACATCATAACAAATAAATATCGATCGACATTTTATATTGGTGTAACACATAATCTAAAATCGAGATTAATACAGCATAAAGAAAATATTGAACTACATACTAAAACATTTGCATCAAAATATGAAATTCAATTTTTAGTTTATTATGAAAAGTTTGTTTGGATAAAAGAAGCTATAGGAAGAGAAAAAGAACTAAAAAAATGGAATAGAGATAAAAAATTGAAATTAATCAAGGATCAAAATCCAGCATTTGAATTTCTTAATTATTATTTTGAATAG
- a CDS encoding pyridoxamine 5'-phosphate oxidase family protein: MGDHKDLTNEFAVDKIKDLAENIKTCMFCTYNIKNRLQSRPMSVQKIDELGQLWFLSDRNSGQNAEITQNSTVEIFFSEPHDKFLTLHGTASILYNPEIIKELYDPIVKVWMPGGEDDPNLSVIKVIPEDGYYWNNKNGKMVAIAKMTAAFVTGKTMDDGIEGSLKL; encoded by the coding sequence ATGGGAGATCATAAAGACCTTACAAACGAATTTGCTGTAGATAAAATAAAAGATCTTGCAGAAAACATAAAAACATGTATGTTTTGTACCTATAATATTAAAAACAGACTGCAATCGCGACCAATGTCTGTTCAAAAAATTGATGAATTGGGACAGCTTTGGTTTTTATCTGACAGAAACAGCGGGCAAAACGCCGAAATTACTCAGAATTCAACAGTTGAAATCTTTTTTTCTGAGCCACATGATAAGTTTTTAACCTTACACGGAACGGCAAGTATTTTGTACAATCCGGAAATAATCAAAGAATTATACGATCCAATCGTTAAAGTCTGGATGCCGGGCGGTGAAGATGATCCAAATTTGAGCGTTATCAAAGTAATTCCTGAAGATGGTTATTACTGGAACAATAAAAACGGAAAAATGGTGGCAATTGCCAAAATGACCGCCGCTTTTGTTACAGGAAAAACAATGGATGATGGTATTGAAGGCAGTTTGAAACTGTAG
- a CDS encoding response regulator: MTDLTVFYTDDDEDDLSIFADAVESLPKNIELLTYNGGEKLLTAIYNPPPTPHIVFLDLNMPGKNGFDVLEELRNSEEKRHIPIVIFSTSNEPGIIEKCRNLGANLFITKPVLMKDIIRSIDHALEIDWKKFVPGPQNFVYKS; the protein is encoded by the coding sequence ATGACAGATTTAACCGTATTCTACACAGATGATGATGAAGATGATTTGAGCATTTTCGCTGATGCTGTTGAATCATTGCCAAAAAATATAGAGCTCCTGACGTATAATGGTGGAGAAAAGCTGTTAACAGCTATTTATAATCCGCCGCCAACACCACATATCGTTTTTTTAGATTTAAATATGCCGGGCAAAAACGGTTTTGATGTATTGGAAGAGCTTAGAAATTCTGAAGAAAAAAGACATATTCCAATTGTTATTTTTTCTACTTCAAATGAGCCTGGTATTATCGAAAAATGCCGTAATCTTGGCGCTAATCTTTTTATTACGAAACCCGTTTTAATGAAAGATATTATAAGATCTATAGATCATGCTTTAGAAATAGACTGGAAAAAATTTGTTCCCGGACCTCAAAATTTCGTTTACAAATCATAA
- a CDS encoding PAS domain-containing protein, with protein MMDMNQDFLSKGGEMGALTRAKDWSKTVVGSVETWPQSLRTTLGILLNSKFPMFLFWGPELICFYNDAYRPSLGNDGKHPSILGQKGADSWPEIWYFIKPLIDQVLTEGEATWHEDQYLPIYRNGKIEDVYWTFSYSPVNNESGKPAGVLVICNETTENVQLVKKLEDSNTRYLNNILQTPSAMCIFRGPDFVVEIANELMLELWDRKVDEVLNKPIFEGLPEAKDQGLEVVLENVYRTGEKFEAHERLVKLPRKDKIEDVYINFVYEALKEPDGKISGIVALANDVTAQVMARNTIEESEKRFKNIVKQVPLGIVILKGKDLVVEMANPGYLQIVDKEEIDLLDKPLFDSFPEAKETIYPLIVKVLESGNPYYTDELRITLNRYEKQDSGYFNLVFHPLKEENNTISSVIIVAYEVTEAVKARHLLKESEEAFRKIIMHSPIAMSIFRGKNHIIEMANTAMMKIWQKTEEETIGRPIIDVFPELVEQKYPELLDEVVNNGKVVSETESVAYVDIRGKLEKFYLDYQYTPLFEKEGSKSGVMITVNDVTDKVEARKKVEDAEERARLAAKIAEIVTWDLNIATQELIYSENLPVVFGRPKNIKVTRAEIVEQIHPDDKAILEKAYEVALTTSIYKYESRIIKPDNSISWIKAHGKIFFDENNNPIKMIGTIMDITDEKNNQEVLMKNEAKFRLLANSMPQHIWISDALGNINYFNQSVYSYSGLPIDEIEQNGWLQIVHPDDRDANIKAWVDAIITGNDFLFEHRFRRHDGEYRWQLSRAIPQKDADGNIQMWVGTSTDIQDQKNFTDKLELEVYERTAELELKNKDLINMNIELQSFAYISSHDLQEPLRKIQTFASRLSDLDEQNISAKAKTYLNRIEVSAKRMQTLIQDLLTYSRTNSADRVFVKVNLDEIADEVISDFSERIEETNAVINLNLLGEATVIPFQFRQLLHNLIGNALKFHKKDENPYVEIKAKRIRGYEIKIPVDYPDKMYYHLTIADNGIGFNDEYKERIFEVFQRLNTESEFSGTGIGLAIVKKIVENHKGIIRAHSEKGKGATFEIYLPE; from the coding sequence ATGATGGATATGAATCAGGATTTCCTTTCTAAGGGAGGCGAAATGGGTGCTTTAACCCGTGCTAAAGATTGGAGTAAAACCGTTGTGGGTTCTGTCGAAACATGGCCGCAGAGTTTACGAACAACTTTGGGTATTTTACTAAATTCAAAGTTTCCAATGTTTTTATTTTGGGGTCCGGAGCTTATTTGTTTTTATAACGACGCTTATCGACCAAGTCTTGGTAACGATGGTAAACATCCGTCTATTTTAGGACAAAAAGGTGCTGATTCATGGCCGGAAATCTGGTATTTTATAAAACCGCTTATCGATCAGGTACTTACAGAAGGCGAAGCAACCTGGCACGAAGACCAATATTTACCTATATATCGTAACGGTAAAATCGAAGATGTTTACTGGACATTTAGTTATAGTCCCGTAAATAACGAGTCCGGAAAACCTGCGGGCGTTTTGGTAATTTGCAATGAAACTACCGAAAATGTTCAATTGGTTAAAAAACTGGAAGACAGTAATACTCGATATCTCAATAATATTTTGCAGACGCCAAGCGCGATGTGCATATTTAGAGGTCCCGATTTTGTTGTAGAAATTGCTAATGAATTGATGCTGGAATTATGGGACAGGAAAGTAGATGAAGTGCTGAACAAACCCATTTTTGAAGGACTTCCTGAGGCTAAAGATCAGGGTTTAGAAGTTGTTCTTGAAAATGTTTACAGAACGGGCGAAAAGTTTGAAGCGCATGAACGTTTGGTTAAGCTACCGCGAAAAGATAAAATCGAAGATGTATATATCAATTTTGTATATGAAGCCTTAAAAGAACCGGACGGAAAAATCTCAGGTATTGTAGCGCTTGCCAATGATGTTACGGCTCAGGTTATGGCGAGAAATACGATTGAAGAAAGCGAAAAAAGATTTAAAAATATTGTAAAACAAGTGCCGCTGGGGATTGTAATACTAAAAGGAAAAGACCTCGTTGTAGAAATGGCGAATCCAGGTTATCTGCAAATTGTAGATAAGGAAGAAATTGATCTTTTAGATAAACCGTTATTCGATTCGTTTCCGGAAGCAAAAGAAACTATTTATCCTTTAATTGTCAAGGTTTTAGAAAGTGGAAATCCTTATTATACAGATGAACTTCGAATTACTTTAAATCGTTATGAAAAACAGGATTCGGGTTATTTCAATTTGGTTTTTCATCCTTTAAAAGAAGAAAACAATACGATTTCGAGCGTTATTATTGTCGCTTATGAAGTTACGGAAGCTGTAAAAGCAAGGCATCTTTTAAAAGAAAGTGAAGAAGCTTTTAGAAAAATAATCATGCATTCGCCTATTGCAATGTCAATTTTCAGAGGTAAAAACCACATTATCGAAATGGCTAATACCGCGATGATGAAAATTTGGCAAAAAACCGAAGAAGAAACTATTGGCAGACCTATTATTGATGTGTTTCCTGAATTGGTCGAGCAAAAATATCCTGAATTACTGGATGAAGTGGTTAATAACGGAAAAGTGGTTAGCGAAACAGAATCTGTTGCGTATGTTGATATTCGGGGAAAACTTGAGAAATTTTATCTTGATTATCAATACACTCCTTTATTTGAAAAAGAAGGTTCAAAATCTGGCGTGATGATTACGGTTAATGATGTTACGGATAAAGTTGAAGCCCGAAAAAAGGTTGAAGATGCAGAAGAAAGAGCCCGATTAGCCGCCAAAATTGCCGAAATTGTAACCTGGGATTTAAATATTGCCACTCAGGAATTAATTTATTCTGAGAATTTACCTGTCGTTTTTGGACGTCCGAAAAATATAAAAGTTACAAGAGCCGAAATTGTCGAACAGATTCATCCTGATGATAAAGCAATTCTGGAAAAAGCATACGAAGTTGCACTTACAACCAGTATTTATAAATATGAATCGCGAATTATTAAACCAGATAATTCGATTAGTTGGATAAAAGCGCACGGAAAAATATTTTTTGATGAAAATAATAATCCGATAAAAATGATTGGAACCATCATGGATATTACGGATGAGAAAAACAATCAGGAAGTTTTAATGAAAAATGAGGCAAAATTCAGATTGCTGGCAAATTCTATGCCTCAGCATATCTGGATAAGTGATGCTTTAGGAAATATTAATTATTTTAATCAATCTGTTTATTCGTATTCAGGGCTTCCAATTGATGAAATTGAACAAAATGGCTGGCTTCAAATTGTTCATCCTGATGATCGCGACGCCAATATTAAGGCTTGGGTTGATGCTATAATAACCGGAAATGACTTTTTGTTTGAGCATCGTTTTCGTCGTCACGATGGCGAATACAGATGGCAATTAAGCCGCGCAATACCGCAAAAAGATGCTGACGGAAATATACAAATGTGGGTGGGAACAAGTACGGATATTCAGGATCAGAAAAATTTTACTGATAAACTTGAACTGGAAGTCTACGAACGTACCGCAGAATTAGAGCTGAAAAACAAGGATTTAATCAATATGAATATTGAACTGCAATCTTTCGCTTATATATCAAGCCATGATTTGCAGGAACCTTTGCGAAAAATTCAAACTTTTGCAAGCCGTTTGTCTGATTTGGATGAGCAGAATATTTCGGCGAAAGCCAAAACGTATTTAAATCGAATAGAAGTTTCGGCGAAAAGAATGCAGACTTTAATTCAGGATCTCCTCACCTATTCCAGAACAAACTCTGCCGACAGGGTTTTTGTAAAGGTAAATCTGGATGAAATTGCCGATGAAGTAATAAGTGATTTTTCTGAACGTATTGAAGAAACTAATGCTGTTATTAATCTTAATTTGTTGGGCGAAGCAACGGTAATACCATTTCAGTTTAGGCAATTACTGCATAATTTAATTGGAAATGCTTTGAAGTTTCATAAGAAAGATGAAAATCCGTATGTAGAAATTAAAGCAAAAAGAATTAGAGGTTACGAAATAAAAATTCCGGTTGATTATCCTGATAAAATGTATTATCATCTTACTATAGCTGACAACGGAATTGGTTTTAATGATGAATATAAGGAACGAATTTTTGAGGTTTTTCAACGTTTAAATACCGAAAGTGAATTCTCCGGCACCGGAATTGGTCTGGCTATTGTTAAAAAAATTGTCGAAAACCATAAGGGAATTATTCGCGCTCACAGCGAAAAAGGCAAAGGCGCAACATTTGAAATTTACCTGCCGGAATAA
- a CDS encoding SemiSWEET family sugar transporter, which yields MNLTDIIGLFAGICVTISVVPQIVKVWKTKKVKEISLLTFSVLTFGIAIWIVYGILKDDLPIIITNSVSLLLNLVMVYFIIYYEKEK from the coding sequence ATGAATTTAACGGATATCATTGGGCTTTTTGCCGGCATTTGCGTTACCATATCTGTTGTGCCGCAAATTGTAAAAGTTTGGAAAACCAAAAAGGTTAAAGAAATTTCGCTGTTAACGTTTAGCGTCCTGACTTTTGGCATCGCCATTTGGATTGTTTACGGAATTCTTAAAGATGATTTGCCTATTATTATCACCAACAGTGTTTCGCTATTGCTGAATTTGGTGATGGTTTATTTTATTATTTATTATGAAAAGGAAAAATAA
- a CDS encoding response regulator, which produces MILIVDDIRANIIALQKTLELHDIEVDTAESGEEALKKILKTNYSLIIMDVQMPGLDGFEVVKILSGNKRTKEIPVIFLSAINIEKKYIFKGYETGAVDYITKPVDTDLLILKVKTFLKIYDQQNQLKIMKDLLSKEIKIRKEAQDNLEVKIVERTKELVSKNEELEMKNHELQQFAWVVSHDLNEPIRKIQIFIKIIKELYLTKDEKAVDYVDRTVKAAERMQTLITDLLAYSRLSSKVQPEKTDLNIVLQEVLSDFDYLIERKNAIIKTSELPTIDSIPSQLRQVFQNLIGNALKFSGNNGDPVIEITSELITTKDFDGEVSPDGKFCRITVTDNGIGFDEIYLDRIFIIFQSLNDRQTYEGTGIGLAIAKKIVDKHNGLITAKSQLGKGASFIMVLPLQYEN; this is translated from the coding sequence ATGATATTAATTGTAGATGATATTCGGGCTAACATAATTGCCTTACAAAAAACACTTGAACTGCATGATATTGAGGTCGACACGGCGGAATCTGGTGAAGAAGCTTTAAAGAAAATTTTAAAAACCAATTATTCCTTAATAATAATGGATGTTCAAATGCCGGGACTCGATGGTTTTGAAGTCGTTAAAATTCTTTCGGGAAACAAGCGAACCAAAGAAATTCCGGTTATTTTTCTATCAGCAATAAACATCGAAAAGAAATACATTTTTAAAGGTTACGAAACGGGAGCAGTCGATTATATTACAAAACCTGTTGATACTGATTTACTTATCTTAAAAGTAAAAACATTCCTTAAAATTTACGATCAGCAGAATCAGTTGAAAATAATGAAAGACTTACTTTCAAAAGAAATCAAAATTCGTAAAGAAGCGCAGGATAATTTAGAAGTTAAAATCGTTGAAAGAACCAAAGAACTGGTTTCTAAAAACGAAGAACTGGAAATGAAAAATCACGAATTGCAACAGTTTGCCTGGGTAGTTTCGCATGATTTGAACGAGCCAATTCGGAAAATCCAGATCTTCATAAAAATAATCAAAGAGCTTTATCTCACAAAAGATGAAAAAGCAGTCGATTATGTAGATCGTACCGTAAAAGCGGCAGAAAGAATGCAAACCCTGATTACAGATTTACTCGCTTACTCGAGATTATCCTCTAAAGTCCAGCCTGAAAAAACAGATTTAAATATTGTACTGCAGGAAGTTCTCTCTGATTTTGATTATTTGATTGAACGCAAAAATGCCATTATCAAAACCAGTGAACTCCCTACAATAGACAGTATACCGAGTCAGTTGCGACAAGTATTTCAAAATTTGATTGGAAACGCACTTAAATTTTCCGGAAACAATGGAGATCCCGTTATAGAAATTACTTCAGAATTAATAACAACAAAAGATTTTGACGGAGAGGTTTCTCCCGATGGAAAATTTTGCCGAATTACGGTTACGGATAACGGAATTGGTTTTGACGAAATTTACCTGGACCGTATTTTTATAATCTTTCAAAGTTTAAATGATCGTCAGACTTATGAAGGCACGGGAATTGGCTTAGCTATTGCCAAAAAAATTGTCGATAAACACAACGGATTAATCACCGCAAAAAGTCAGTTAGGCAAAGGCGCCAGCTTTATTATGGTCTTGCCATTACAATATGAAAACTAA